In Candidatus Syntrophosphaera sp., a genomic segment contains:
- a CDS encoding peptidylprolyl isomerase, translated as MKRIHLKTALTAMILLLSLTLLNCQTNAGKGEANALEENMQTEQNVVKATMVTTYGNIELELWPDKTPKTVENFVKLSSEGFYDDTYFHRVIPDFMIQGGDPNTKDGDRANDGQGGPDYRFEDECYTQGEQVTGSIEDEETAMLVWSQIIIPYMQSASAPAEEVFDVVRRVQETQSGAPIMEHTIEWFQERTGLRDPLHAQILISPVLYAHICMANAGPNTNGSQFFIVTREGGTPHLDGRHTVFGKVTQGMDVVHTIENLPRDSADNPNPENQAFIKSITIHK; from the coding sequence ATGAAACGGATCCATCTCAAAACGGCCCTGACGGCCATGATCCTGCTGCTCAGCCTCACCCTGCTGAATTGTCAGACGAACGCGGGTAAGGGCGAAGCCAACGCATTGGAGGAGAACATGCAAACAGAACAGAACGTCGTGAAAGCGACCATGGTGACCACCTACGGAAACATCGAGCTGGAACTCTGGCCGGACAAGACTCCCAAGACCGTGGAGAACTTTGTCAAGCTCAGCAGCGAAGGCTTTTACGACGACACCTATTTTCATCGCGTCATCCCGGATTTCATGATCCAGGGCGGCGATCCCAACACCAAGGACGGGGACCGCGCCAACGACGGACAGGGCGGCCCGGACTACCGTTTTGAAGACGAATGCTACACCCAGGGCGAACAGGTGACCGGCAGCATCGAGGATGAAGAGACCGCCATGCTGGTCTGGTCCCAGATCATCATTCCCTACATGCAATCCGCCTCTGCCCCTGCCGAAGAGGTTTTCGACGTTGTCCGCAGGGTGCAGGAAACCCAATCCGGAGCCCCCATCATGGAACACACGATCGAGTGGTTTCAGGAGCGCACCGGACTCCGCGATCCCTTGCATGCCCAGATCCTGATCTCGCCTGTGCTCTATGCCCACATCTGCATGGCCAACGCGGGCCCCAACACCAACGGCTCCCAGTTCTTCATCGTCACCCGCGAAGGCGGAACCCCCCATCTGGACGGGCGCCACACGGTTTTTGGAAAGGTAACCCAGGGCATGGACGTCGTGCATACGATCGAAAACCTGCCCCGCGACAGCGCGGACAACCCCAACCCGGAAAACCAGGCTTTCATCAAGTCCATAACCATCCATAAATAA